A genomic window from Nicotiana sylvestris chromosome 11, ASM39365v2, whole genome shotgun sequence includes:
- the LOC138881804 gene encoding uncharacterized protein — protein MTTGQSLCLPTYSEEAIEEANSLRMPDPSKVLEEDPFQSCFAGVDDTADLNDASTLFEEAQHLLSRVIVKFRDELSQCEAELRKVSIEEKALSFLYDQKEEELKVLRAELAKARKNETELDEQVTVILTEYGLPSLTSEANTFMSQLQQKLEMIGQLRCEVDQVRADCHKWKENMDQLAADKETVISQLTSVETQLQGLKVKGLEQAKKIEELEAELARARAESEQAKAEVEKTKAAADKSIAVYLRDAKDFQEDLREASDQEK, from the exons ATGACAACAGGTCAATCCCTTTGTTTGCCAACTTATTCCGAGGAGGCAATCGAAGAAGCTAACTCTCTGCGCATGCCCGATCCGAGCAAGGTCCTCGAAGAAGATCCCTTTCAGAGTTGCTTTGCTGGGGTCGATGATACCGCTGACCTTAACGATGCATCCACCCTCTTTGAAGAGGCTCAACATCTCCTCTCTCGG GTCATCGTCAAGTTTAGAGACGAGTTGAGCCAATGTGAGGCCGAGCTTAGGAAGGTTTCAATTGAAGAGAAGGCCCTGAGTTTCCTCTATGATCAAAAGGAGGAAGAGCTTAAGGTCCTTCGGGCTGAATTGGCCAAAGCTCGGAAAAACGAGACCGAGCTAGATGAGCAGGTAACTGTGATTTTAACAGAGTATGGCCTTCCTAGCCTTACTTCGGAGGCTAATACTTTTATGTCTCAACTGCAGCAGAAGTTGGAGATGATCGGGCAGCTTCGGTGCGAGGTTGATCAAGTTAGGGCTGACTGCCATAAGTGGAAAGAGAACATGGATCAGCTTGCTGCCGATAAGGAAACTGTCATATCCCAACTGACCTCAGTTGAAACTCAACTCCAGGGCCTTAAAGTGAAAGGCCTGGAACAGGCCAAAAAAATCGAAGAGTTAGAGGCAGAGCTTGCTAGAGCCCGGGCCGAATCTGAACAGGCCAAGGCTGAAGTCGAGAAGACGAAGGCCGCGGCTGACAAGTCCATTGCCGTGTACTTAAGAGATGCCAAGGATTTTCAAGAGGATCTGAGGGAGGCCTCTGACCAGGAAAAATAG